Genomic segment of Pseudoalteromonas sp. NC201:
GGCTTAGCGCCAAATACACGATAGCCCGCGTACTCCCCAGCCGTTTGGACTTCTCCTGGAGATAAGTCTTGAGTAACCTGATTAGGTTGAATGACATCCGATGTAGGGATTGACACGACAGGTACAGCTTTAACAGAATCTACCGGTACCAATTGTTGTTGATATAGAGGCTTGCCTTGGTTATCAACGCCAATTTGCACAGACACCCACTGGAAGTGCTGCTCAGGCTCAGCAGTTTGTGCCTCTAGATTAGAATTAACAGTGTTGTTTGTCGCTGAAGTTGTCGCTGGTGTACTCACTTCTTGACTAGCAACACTAGCCTTTTTCACCTGCTGATTATTCTCCACCGCAAGATCTGTAGAAAGCTCAGCTTGCTCTTCTTTTTTCGCCTCCACTTTAGTCGTTACTGCTGGTTGCACTTCTGCTGGGGTCGTTATCTTACCGATATAATACCCCGCCCCAAGTGAAGACAAAGACAAGAGACCCGCACCGGCATAGGTAACGAGCTTTTTATAGAAAATGAGTTGGGCGTCTTGGCGTTGACTCAAATAATCCTGTTCGGCATCTGCACCTTGCTGCGACTGTTTCATAGCTCTTGTTAAATACGACATGTTTCCCTCTACACCAATTTTGCCAAACCAAAGCCCGCAACAAATAACATACCAAGCCAAACCGAAAAAAATAATGGCACGCGACTCTTTTCTTGGCTTGCAACTGGCACTAAATTAGTGGGTAGCGCCTCCTTTGCTGCTTGAACAGCGATTGCTTTCGTTACCTGAGTTTGCGATGCCGAGTATGCCCCTAATAAACACCTGTCGGCCAACAAATTTATTAATCTTGGGATCCCTGCTGTCACTTGATGTACATAGGCTACCGCATCATGGTGGAACAAAGCTTGCTGACAACCGGCTTTTTGCAGACGATACTGTATATAAGCAAACACTTGCGATTCGCTAAGTGGCAGTAAGTGATAACGCGCCGTGATCCTTTGTGCTAATTGCCGCAGCTCGTTGCGCTGCAACAAATGCTGTAGCTCTGGTTGACCCACTAATACTATTTGTAGCAATTTTTTATGATCTGTTTCAAGGTTAGTCAGCAGCCTAAGCTGTTCAAGTACCTCCGGTGCTAAATGCTGAGCTTCATCAATGATCAACATTGTATGACCACCACTATGATGGTTCTCTAACAATCTATGCTTAATCACATCGGTAAGCGATTTTAACGTGGCGTTGTTGCTGTCATAGTCAATTTCCAGCTCATCACAAATCGTCGCAAGCAGTTCAAGCTCCGATAGCGATGGGTTAAGTATAAAAGCAACCTTCGTTGATTCAGGCAACTGAGCCAGCATACTCCGTGTAACTGTGGTTTTCCCCGTACCAACCTCACCAGTCAGTAGTACAAAGCCACCCGCGTCACCCAACCCATAGGTTAAATGTGCAAGTGCTTCCTTGTGACGTTCGCTAAGGAATAAGAATTCAGGATTTGGTGCAATCGAGAAGGGTTTTTCAGTTAACCCAAAATAGCGTAAATACACGACTTGTCTCTTTATTGTTATGATGCGCTCTATAATGGCAAAATCCGGTTCAAGATAAAACCTTGAATCGCATAAAATGGAATATAGCAAATGAAAATCTATCTCGTCGGCGGTGCAGTTAGAGATGAACTGCTAGGGCGCCCAATAAAAGAAAGAGATTATGTGGTCGTTGGCAGCACACCAGAGCAAATGAGTGAGCTGGGCTATCAGCAAGTTGGCAGCGACTTCCCTGTATTCTTACACCCCATCACAAAAGACGAACACGCTCTTGCGCGCACCGAGCGTAAAAGTGGTCAAGGATACACTGGATTTATTTGTGATTTTGGCCCAGAAATAAGCTTGGAAGAAGATTTACTTCGCCGAGATCTTACCGTTAATGCAATTGCTAAAGATGATGATGGTTCGCTTATTGACCCCTATGGCGGTCAAAAAGATTTAGAAAACCGAATATTACGCCATGTCAGCAGCGCTTTTAGTGAAGATCCACTTAGAGTGCTGCGAGTAGCGCGTTTTGCAGCTCGCTATAAAGAATACAACTTCACCATTGCAACTGAAACTTGGCACCTTATGCAAACCATGGTCGCTAACGATGAATTAAAAACCTTAACCAAAGAGCGTATTTGGCTAGAAATAGAAAAAACAATACAAGATAACGGATTAGGACACTTTCTAAATACGATCTCAGCGTTAGGTGCACGTGAATTTGTTTCTCCATACATCCCAGAGTGGGATCAAGCAGCATATGGAAAATTTCAAAGTGCACTCTCTAGACTTGAAAAGAATGATGAGTTGGATGGATTAGCACAATTCAGCCTTGCCTGTTACTTTTCGGGTACTTGCTTGATTCAGTTAGAGCAAGCAAAACGATTTAAAGTGCCTAATATTTACTTAGAAAGCAGCAAAGAGCTTATCGCAAATCTCGATTTATTGAGCAAAGAAAGTAAAACCCCTGATGAATGGCTTATTATCTTACAAAATATAGACGCATGGCGCAGACCTGAGAAACTAGAGCGCTTTTGTTATATTTGTAGCAAGGTAAGTGATAATTTACGTGCTCTTTGTGACAAACTTACACAGAACTTTTTAGCAACTCGCAACATCGATGTACAAGAGATCATTGCAGACGGCTACCAAGGAAAGGCTATTCAAGAGCAGCTCAAACTCAGACGCTTAAAAGCTATGCAAAATTAGCTATTTTCCATAAAGAGATAGGTTGATTTTCGGCCTATCTAAAAAAGTTCCCTGTCGAATTCCCCTCAAAACATCAAGTGCTCACTTTTAGCACAGCAAAACCCACATAAAAATTACAATTCCAGCTACAAAAAAGCTTAAATTTCAAACTGAAACTTATATCATTTCTATCAAATTTAAATTTATTGTTCTCAAAACAATAACAGCATTTGTAAACACTTACTAACCGTAAATAAAAGATGACACAAAGAGCCACCATAACCAACTGATTATAATAAGGAAAACCAAATAAGGAACAACAAAATCACACATTACACCTTTTTTAAACATCATACACATTTAGACAAAACCCATATTTAACAATTGTTTATGGTAAAAACGCAGCACCTATATTGCGATATGTCGCCTTCCAAAGTATGGAAAGGGTCGGCCATCGTTATAAACAAAGTAAATAAGGGTCAAAATGTTGAAGAAGTTAAATCTAGTTACCGCTGGAATCCAAGTTGCTTTAGTCGCTGGTGCCGTAAGCAGTTCAGTAGCTGTTGCAAACGAACAAACAGAAGCTAAATCAGTAGAGCGCATTCAAGTTACCGGTTCACGAATCAAACGTGTGAACCTAACTTCACCTACACCAGTTACTGTAATTGGTGGTGTAGAGCTTGAAAACCAAGGCATCACCAACGTAAATGACCTTTTAGCTGAAATGCCTCAAGCTAGTGTTGGCCTATCTCCTGAAAATACCACCAGCTACATCTATGCGTCAGGTTTAAATACTACTGATCTGCGTGGTTTAGGCTCAGAACGTACACTGGTATTAGTTAATGGCCGTCGCTTTGTACCAGGCTCTGTTGGTGACACTGCGGTAGATTTAAACAACATCCCTACTTCTATTATTGAGCGTGTAGAAATCGCAACAGGCGGCGCAGCAGCAGTCTATGGTGCGGACGCTGTCGCCGGTGTTGTAAACATCATTACCAAGAAGTCATTTGATGGCGTAGAAG
This window contains:
- a CDS encoding general secretion pathway protein GspB encodes the protein MSYLTRAMKQSQQGADAEQDYLSQRQDAQLIFYKKLVTYAGAGLLSLSSLGAGYYIGKITTPAEVQPAVTTKVEAKKEEQAELSTDLAVENNQQVKKASVASQEVSTPATTSATNNTVNSNLEAQTAEPEQHFQWVSVQIGVDNQGKPLYQQQLVPVDSVKAVPVVSIPTSDVIQPNQVTQDLSPGEVQTAGEYAGYRVFGAKPKPQDDELAGVSEELKKAFAEAVKETAPHEEPEVLATTKESASATPIALLPAQLQNSIPSLRYQAHIYATDSHERWIKINNRPLYEGDSLGALTVVEITPEQTRFDFDGIEFSLEAMEDWLPSY
- a CDS encoding ExeA family protein, which gives rise to MYLRYFGLTEKPFSIAPNPEFLFLSERHKEALAHLTYGLGDAGGFVLLTGEVGTGKTTVTRSMLAQLPESTKVAFILNPSLSELELLATICDELEIDYDSNNATLKSLTDVIKHRLLENHHSGGHTMLIIDEAQHLAPEVLEQLRLLTNLETDHKKLLQIVLVGQPELQHLLQRNELRQLAQRITARYHLLPLSESQVFAYIQYRLQKAGCQQALFHHDAVAYVHQVTAGIPRLINLLADRCLLGAYSASQTQVTKAIAVQAAKEALPTNLVPVASQEKSRVPLFFSVWLGMLFVAGFGLAKLV
- a CDS encoding tRNA nucleotidyltransferase; translated protein: MKIYLVGGAVRDELLGRPIKERDYVVVGSTPEQMSELGYQQVGSDFPVFLHPITKDEHALARTERKSGQGYTGFICDFGPEISLEEDLLRRDLTVNAIAKDDDGSLIDPYGGQKDLENRILRHVSSAFSEDPLRVLRVARFAARYKEYNFTIATETWHLMQTMVANDELKTLTKERIWLEIEKTIQDNGLGHFLNTISALGAREFVSPYIPEWDQAAYGKFQSALSRLEKNDELDGLAQFSLACYFSGTCLIQLEQAKRFKVPNIYLESSKELIANLDLLSKESKTPDEWLIILQNIDAWRRPEKLERFCYICSKVSDNLRALCDKLTQNFLATRNIDVQEIIADGYQGKAIQEQLKLRRLKAMQN